One window from the genome of Saccharomyces mikatae IFO 1815 strain IFO1815 genome assembly, chromosome: 6 encodes:
- the MEP1 gene encoding ammonium permease MEP1 (similar to Saccharomyces cerevisiae MEP1 (YGR121C) and MEP3 (YPR138C); ancestral locus Anc_3.475), whose amino-acid sequence MESRSTGPLTTETYDGPTVAFMILGAALVFFMVPGLGFLYSGLARRKSALALIWVVLMATLVGILQWYFWGYSLAFSKSASNNKFIGNLDSFGFRNVYGKKFDEDVYPELAYATFQMMFSCVNLSIIAGATAERGRLLPHMVFLFILATIGYCPVTYWIWSPGGWAYQWGVLDWAGGGNIEILSAVAGFVYSWFLGKRNEKLLINFRPHNVSLVTLGTSILWFGWLLFNSASSLSPNLRSVYAFMNTCLSAITGGMTWCLLDYRSEKKWSTVGLCSGIISGLVAATPSSGCITLYGSLIQGIVAGVVCNFATKLKYYAKVDDAMDILAEHGVAGVIGLIFNALFAADWVIGMDGATEHEGGWITHNYKQMYKQIAYIAASIGYTAAVTAIICFVLGYIPGMKLRISEEAEELGMDEDQIGEFAYDYVEVRRDYYLWGVEEDSQHSDVNHHVRDDHSAVDRSSTVTNSSSDGNEEIVQSEKIVPIHQEKPTRR is encoded by the coding sequence ATGGAAAGTCGATCTACAGGTCCTTTGACGACAGAGACTTATGATGGCCCCACTGTGGCCTTCATGATTTTAGGTGCGGCATTGGTATTTTTTATGGTGCCTGGGCTGGGATTCTTGTACTCTGGGTTGGCGAGAAGAAAGTCAGCATTAGCATTGATTTGGGTTGTACTAATGGCAACACTGGTTGGTATACTGCAATGGTATTTCTGGGGCTACTCATTGGCTTTTTCTAAGTCCGCTTCCAACAATAAGTTCATAGGGAACCTGGATTCATTTGGGTTTAGGAACGTATATGGGAAAAAGTTCGATGAGGATGTCTATCCTGAGCTAGCATATGCAACCTTCCAAATGATGTTTTCGTGTGTCAACTTGAGTATTATTGCCGGCGCTACTGCTGAAAGAGGTAGGCTGTTACCGCATATGGTTTTCCTCTTTATTCTAGCCACTATTGGGTACTGCCCTGTAACGTATTGGATTTGGTCGCCGGGTGGTTGGGCATACCAATGGGGGGTGTTAGATTGGGCAGGCGGTGGGAACATTGAAATCCTAAGCGCCGTTGCCGGGTTTGTTTACTCTTGGTTTTTGggtaaaagaaatgaaaagttgCTGATAAATTTCAGGCCTCATAATGTATCATTGGTTACTTTGGGTACGTCCATACTATGGTTTGGTTGGCTATTATTTAATTCAGCGTCATCATTATCTCCGAATTTAAGATCAGTTTATGCATTTATGAACACGTGCCTCAGCGCCATTACTGGTGGGATGACCTGGTGCCTATTAGATTATAGatcagaaaagaaatggtcGACGGTCGGCTTGTGTTCTGGTATTATTTCGGGACTGGTAGCTGCAACACCGAGCTCAGGCTGTATAACTCTTTATGGTTCACTTATTCAAGGTATCGTCGCAGGGGTTGTCTGTAACTTTGCGACGAAATTGAAATATTACGCCAAAGTAGATGATGCCATGGATATCCTGGCTGAGCACGGAGTTGCTGGTGTAATAGGGCTAATTTTCAATGCACTTTTCGCAGCAGACTGGGTCATCGGAATGGACGGTGCTACAGAGCACGAAGGTGGCTGGATAACTCACAACTACAAGCAAATGTACAAACAGATTGCTTACATCGCTGCGTCGATTGGGTACACTGCCGCTGTGACGGCAATAATTTGCTTTGTGCTCGGGTACATCCCCGGTATGAAGCTAAGGATATCTGAAGAAGCAGAGGAATTAGGTATGGACGAAGATCAAATTGGTGAATTTGCGTATGATTATGTAGAGGTTAGAAGAGATTATTACCTATGGGgtgtagaagaagattcCCAACATTCAGATGTAAATCACCATGTGAGAGATGATCATTCGGCGGTTGACCGTAGCAGCACTGTCACTAATAGCTCTTCGGAcggaaatgaagaaattgttcAATCCGAAAAAATCGTACCTattcatcaagaaaaaccCACTAGAAGGTAG
- the PPT1 gene encoding protein serine/threonine phosphatase, with the protein MSTPTASDCAKALERKNEGNVFVKEKHFLKAIEKYTEAIDLDATQSIYFSNRAFAHFKVDNFQSALNDCDEAIKLDPKNIKAYHRRALSCMALLEFKKAKKDLNVLLKAKPKDSAATKALVTCDRFIREERFRKAIGGGENETKISLCQTLNLSSFDANADLANYDGPKLEFEQLYDDKNAFKGAKITNMSQEFISQMINNLFLKAKHLPKKYVAAIISHADTLFRQEPSMVELENNSTPDIRISVCGDTHGQFYDVLNLFRKFGKVGPKHTYLFNGDFVDRGSWSCEVALLFYCLKILYPMNFFLNRGNHESDNMNKIYGFEDECKYKYSQRIFNMFSQSFESLPLATLINDDYLVMHGGLPSDPSASLSDFKNINRFAQPPRDGAFMELLWADPQEANGMGPSQRGLGHAFGPDITERFLKNNKLRKVFRSHELRMDGVQFEQKGMLMTVFSAPNYCDSQGNLGGVIHIVPGHGVLQPGRNDDENLLIETFEAVEHPDIKPMAYSNGGFGL; encoded by the coding sequence ATGTCAACCCCCACAGCATCTGATTGTGCCAAGGCTCTCGAAAGGAAGAATGAAGGTAACGtttttgtaaaagaaaagcattttttgaagGCCATTGAGAAATATACAGAGGCAATTGATCTAGATGCAACACAGtctatatatttttcaaatagaGCATTTGCTCATTTTAAGGTGGATAACTTTCAAAGTGCTTTGAATGACTGTGATGAAGCCATTAAATTGGATCctaaaaatatcaaagcTTACCATAGGCGTGCATTATCTTGTATGGCTTTGTTAGAATTCAAGAAGgcaaagaaagatttgaaTGTACTTTTAAAGGCAAAACCCAAAGACTCTGCTGCTACTAAGGCCTTAGTTACATGTGATAGATTTATTAGAGAGGAGAGATTTAGGAAAGCCATCGGAGGTGGAGAAAATGAAACTAAAATCAGTTTGTGTCAAACTTTGAACTTGAGCTCTTTCGATGCTAACGCAGACTTAGCCAACTATGATGGTCCCaaattagaatttgaaCAGTTATATGACGATAAGAATGCATTTAAAGGTGCAAAGATCACGAACATGTCTCAAGAGTTTATTTCGCAAATGATTAACAATTTGTTTTTAAAGGCAAAACATCTCCCAAAAAAGTACGTCGCAGCTATTATCTCACATGCAGACACTTTGTTTCGTCAAGAGCCTTCTATGGTGGAATTAGAAAATAATTCTACTCCCGATATAAGGATATCAGTATGTGGTGATACACATGGCCAGTTTTATGACGTTTTGAACCTATTTCGCAAGTTTGGTAAAGTAGGCCCTAAGCACACATATCTTTTTAATGGTGATTTTGTTGATCGTGGTTCTTGGTCGTGTGAAGTTGCACTATTGTTCTACTGTCTGAAAATACTTTATCcaatgaatttctttttgaacaGAGGTAATCACGAGAGTGACAACATGAACAAAATTTACGGGTTTGAAGATGAATGTAAATACAAATACTCACAAAGGATTTTTAATATGTTCTCGcaaagttttgaaagtcTGCCATTAGCTACTTTAATTAATGATGATTACCTTGTAATGCATGGTGGCCTGCCAAGTGATCCTTCAGCAAGTTTATCGGATTTCAAGAATATTAACAGATTTGCTCAACCACCAAGAGATGGTGCCTTCATGGAACTATTATGGGCAGATCCACAAGAAGCCAATGGGATGGGCCCCTCACAACGTGGTCTAGGACATGCTTTTGGACCTGATATTACGGAAAGATTTTTAAAGAACAACAAATTGCGTAAGGTATTTAGATCTCACGAGTTGAGAATGGATGGTGTACAATTCGAGCAGAAAGGTATGCTAATGACAGTTTTTAGCGCTCCGAACTATTGTGATAGTCAAGGTAATCTTGGAGGTGTTATTCATATTGTTCCTGGTCATGGCGTTTTACAGCCCGGTAGGAATGATGACGAGAATCTACTGATTGAAACATTTGAAGCTGTTGAACATCCAGATATTAAGCCAATGGCCTACTCAAATGGTGGATTTGGCTTGTAA
- the NUP57 gene encoding FG-nucleoporin NUP57 (similar to Saccharomyces cerevisiae NUP57 (YGR119C); ancestral locus Anc_3.471) translates to MFGFGGSSSGFGSKPAGSTGFSFGQNNSANTQPSGSGFDFGGSQPNAGTTSTGGFGVNQSTNTFGNNQQNSTGGGLFGTKPTLGGLGSSTTSASGTTATGTGLFGQQTAQPQQPTTGGGLFGSKPAATNGGLFGNSAQNSSTTGGGLFVNKMGSTGTLMGGNNTQNTSTMNGSGLFGAKPQNTTAVSGGLFGAKPLGSAANGGLFGNSTQSNNTLAGGGLFGQSQQPQTNTTPGLGNTLSTQPSFAWSKPSTQPNLQQQQQQQQQQQQFQVPLQQTQAIAQQQQQLSNYPQQIQEQVLKCKESWDPNTTKTKLRAFVYNKVNETEAILYTKPGRVLQDEWDQAMEKKPSAQTIPIQIYGFEGLNQRNQVQTENVAQARIILNQILEKSTQLQQKHELDTASRILKAQSRNVEIEKRILKLGTQLAILKNRGLPLGIAEEKMWSQFQTLLQRSEDPAGLGKTNELWARLAILKERAKNISSQLDSKLMVFNDDTKNQDSMSQGTCEESNDRINKIVEILTNQQRGITYLNDVLEKDTALVKEYKNKT, encoded by the coding sequence ATGTTTGGTTTCGGCGGTAGTAGTAGCGGATTTGGAAGTAAACCAGCCGGTTCGACTGGGTTTTCATTTGGTCAGAATAACAGTGCCAATACTCAGCCTTCGGGTTCAGGATTTGACTTTGGAGGCAGTCAGCCGAATGCTGGTACAACGTCAACCGGAGGATTTGGTGTGAATCAATCCACGAATACCTTTGGAAATAATCAACAAAATAGTACCGGAGGTGGCCTTTTCGGCACTAAGCCTACTCTTGGTGGCCTGGGGAGTTCAACTACTAGTGCTTCAGGAACTACAGCTACTGGGACAGGTTTATTTGGCCAGCAAACTGCTCAACCTCAGCAGCCCACCACGGGAGGCGGGTTATTTGGAAGCAAGCCAGCTGCTACAAATGGAGGTCTTTTCGGCAACAGTGCACAAAACAGTAGTACGACAGGTGGTGGGTTATTTGTTAATAAGATGGGATCTACTGGCACACTGATGGGTGGCAATAACACGCAAAACACATCTACCATGAATGGTAGTGGGCTCTTTGGCGCCAAGCCTCAAAACACTACAGCGGTCTCGGGAGGATTATTTGGTGCCAAACCACTGGGTTCAGCAGCTAATGGTGGGCTATTTGGAAATAGCACCCAGAGTAACAATACTCTTGCGGGAGGCGGACTTTTCGGCCAGTCCCAGCAGCCTCAAACAAATACTACACCCGGACTTGGAAATACCCTTTCTACGCAACCATCATTTGCTTGGTCTAAACCTTCAACACAACCTAACTtacagcaacagcaacaacagcaacaacagcaacaacaatttCAGGTACCGTTGCAACAAACGCAAGCAATTGCtcaacagcagcagcagctttCCAATTACCCTCAACAAATCCAAGAACAGGTCCTGAAATGTAAAGAATCATGGGATCCAAACACTACGAAAACGAAATTGAGAGCATTTGTATACAATAAAGTGAATGAAACTGAGGCTATTTTATACACCAAACCAGGACGAGTACTCCAAGACGAGTGGGACCAAGCgatggaaaagaaacctTCTGCTCAGACAATTCCTATTCAGATATATGGGTTCGAAGGCTTGAACCAACGTAATCAAGTACAAACTGAAAATGTCGCACAAGCTAGGATCATTTTGAATCAAATTTTGGAGAAGTCTACGCAGTTACAACAAAAGCATGAATTGGATACCGCATCCAGAATCCTGAAGGCGCAATCACGAAATGTagagattgaaaaaagaatcttAAAATTAGGTACGCAACTGGCAATTCTAAAGAACAGAGGACTACCATTAGGTATTGCAGAGGAGAAGATGTGGTCACAATTCCAAACATTACTACAACGGAGTGAAGATCCTGCTGGTTTAGGTAAGACTAACGAACTTTGGGCAAGGCTTGCTATTCTAAAAGAGCGTGCTAAAAACATCTCTAGTCAATTAGATAGTAAATTGATGGTTTTCAATGACGATACTAAAAACCAAGACAGTATGTCCCAAGGCACCTGTGAAGAATCTAATGATCGTATCAACAAGATAGTGGAAATTCTGACGAACCAACAACGCGGTATAACGTACTTGAATGATGTTTTGGAGAAGGATACTGCTCTGgtaaaagaatataaaaataaaacataa
- the COG2 gene encoding Golgi transport complex subunit COG2 (similar to Saccharomyces cerevisiae COG2 (YGR120C); ancestral locus Anc_3.472), with product MDFLNDDELELDLPVTAEISKELFGTEIEKYRESQHNGADIANFDVDKFLIEKNFQFLPLDSLIRDLSGLSQKMVQTLLEQIRSNYDDYLTFSSTYTDEENGTLMDLERTQSDLQKFMTQLDHLIKEDITDTQEIIKDVLEYLKKLDEIYGSLRNHSQLTEALLLGRKLSKSLHEMCGIEPLEEEICSGLIEQLYSLVTASRRILESFSESNSPYIHHLRNDYQDLLQEFQISLKILTEKCLESPSSLKILSLTLVSVIKPA from the coding sequence ATGGACTTTctaaatgatgatgaactAGAGCTGGATTTGCCGGTAACTGCAGAAATATCCAAAGAGTTGTTTGGCacagaaattgaaaaataccGTGAATCTCAGCATAATGGGGCCGATATTGCTAACTTTGATGTTGATAAGTTTTTAATAGAGAAGAATTTTCAGTTCCTTCCACTCGACTCCCTTATTAGAGATCTATCTGGGCTTTCACAGAAAATGGTACAAACATTATTAGAACAGATAAGAAGCAACTACGATGACTATTTGACTTTCTCCAGCACTTATACAGATGAGGAAAATGGAACACTGATGGATTTAGAAAGAACACAAAGTGACCTACAGAAATTTATGACCCAGTTGGATCATTTGATAAAGGAAGACATTACAGACACACAAGAGATCATAAAGGATGTCTTGGAATACTTGAAGAAGCTGGATGAAATTTATGGTTCGTTACGTAATCATTCACAACTGACTGAAGCACTATTACTTGGTAGAAAATTGAGTAAATCTCTTCATGAAATGTGCGGTATAGAGCcactagaagaagaaatctgCTCTGGCTTAATCGAGCAATTGTATAGTTTGGTTACAGCGTCACGTCGAATATTGGAATCCTTTTCTGAGTCGAACTCGCCGTAtattcatcatttgcgCAATGATTACCAAGACCTCCTGcaagaatttcaaatctcattaaaaattttaacCGAAAAGTGTCTTGAAAGCCCATCAAGTTTAAAAATTCTATCTTTGACATTAGTCTCCGTTATAAAACCTGCGTAA
- the ASN2 gene encoding asparagine synthase (glutamine-hydrolyzing) 2 (similar to Saccharomyces cerevisiae ASN2 (YGR124W) and ASN1 (YPR145W); ancestral locus Anc_3.483), with protein sequence MCGIFAAFKHDDIHSFKPKALQLSKRIRHRGPDWSGNAVMNSTIFVHERLAIVGLDSGAQPITSADGEYMLGVNGEIYNHIQLREECSDYKFQTFSDCEPIIPLYLEHDIDAPKYLDGMFAFCIYDAKKDRIVAARDPIGVVTLYMGRSSKSPKTVYFASELKCLTDVCDSIIAFPPGHVYDSQTDKITRYFTPDWLDEKRIPSTPVDYLAIRHSLEKAVRKRLMAEVPYGVLLSGGLDSSLIAAIAARETEKANADVNEESSVDEKQLAGIDDQGHLHTSGWSRLHSFAIGLPNAPDLQAARKVAKFIGSIHHEHTFTLQEGLDALDDVIYHLETYDVTTIRASTPMFLLSRKIKAQGVKMVLSGEGSDEIFGGYLYFAQAPSAAEFHTESVQRVKNLHLADCLRANKSTMAWGLEARVPFLDKDFLQLCMNIDPKDKMIKPKEGKIEKYILRKAFDTTNEPDVKPYLPEEILWRQKEQFSDGVGYSWIDGLRDTAERVISDTMFANPKADWGDDIPTTKEAYWYRLKFDAWFPQKTAANTVMRWVPKADWGCAEDPSGRYAKIHEKHVGA encoded by the coding sequence ATGTGTGGTATCTTTGCAGCCTTCAAACATGATGATATTCATAGTTTCAAACCAAAAGCTCTTCAATTATCCAAGCGGATCAGACACCGTGGACCAGATTGGTCCGGTAACGCTGTTATGAATTCCACCATCTTCGTTCATGAGAGGTTGGCTATTGTTGGTTTAGATTCTGGTGCCCAACCGATCACTTCAGCTGACGGTGAATATATGCTTGGTGTTAATGGTGAGATCTACAACCACATCCAACTAAGAGAGGAGTGCTCTGATTACAAGTTTCAAACTTTTAGTGACTGTGAACCCATCATACCATTGTATTTGGAACACGATATTGATGCTCCAAAATATTTGGACGGTATGTTTGCGTTTTGCATATATGATGCCAAGAAAGACCGTATCGTCGCTGCAAGAGATCCTATTGGTGTTGTCACTTTATATATGGGACGCTCTTCTAAATCTCCTAAGACTGTTTACTTTGCCTCTGAACTAAAATGTTTAACCGACGTTTGTGATAGTATCATTGCATTCCCACCAGGTCATGTCTATGATTCTCAAACTGACAAGATTACTCGTTACTTCACCCCAGATTGGTTGGATGAAAAACGTATTCCATCTACACCAGTTGATTATCTTGCCATTAGACACAGCTTAGAAAAAGCCGTTAGAAAGAGGCTTATGGCTGAGGTTCCATACGGTGTTCTATTATCTGGTGGTCTAGACTCTTCTTTGATTGCCGCAATTGCTGCTCGTGAAACGGAGAAGGCTAACGCAGATGTCAACGAAGAATCCAGTGTTGACGAGAAGCAACTCGCAGGTATCGACGACCAAGGTCATTTACACACATCCGGTTGGTCACGTCTGCACTCGTTTGCAATTGGTCTACCAAATGCGCCTGATTTACAAGCTGCTAGAAAAGTTGCCAAATTCATTGGTTCTATTCATCATGAGCACACCTTCACATTACAAGAAGGTTTGGATGCCTTGGATGACGTGATCTACCATTTGGAAACTTATGACGTTACCACTATCAGAGCTTCCACTCCAATGTTCTTGTTATCTAGAAAGATCAAGGCTCAAGGTGTCAAGATGGTTCTTTCCGGTGAAGGTTCAGATGAAATATTCGGTGGTTATCTATATTTCGCACAAGCCCCTTCTGCAGCAGAATTTCACACAGAATCCGTGCAACGTGTCAAGAACTTGCACTTAGCTGATTGTTTGAGAGCCAACAAATCTACTATGGCATGGGGTCTGGAGGCTCGTGTTCCATTCTTGGACAAAGACTTTTTGCAACTGTGTATGAATATTGATCCGAAGGATAAGATGATCAAACCAAAGGAAGGAAAAATCGAAAAGTACATTTTAAGAAAGGCCTTCGACACAACAAATGAACCCGATGTTAAGCCATACCTGCCAGAAGAAATCCTATGGAGACAAAAGGAACAATTTTCAGACGGTGTCGGTTACTCATGGATCGACGGTCTAAGAGATACTGCTGAAAGAGTCATTTCAGACACCATGTTCGCGAATCCAAAGGCTGATTGGGGCGATGACATTCCAACTACCAAGGAGGCTTATTGGTACAGACTGAAGTTTGATGCTTGGTTTCCTCAAAAGACGGCTGCCAATACCGTCATGAGATGGGTACCCAAGGCCGACTGGGGTTGTGCTGAAGATCCCTCAGGTAGATATGCCAAAATTCATGAAAAGCACGTCGGTGCTTAA
- the SMKI06G1610 gene encoding uncharacterized protein (similar to Saccharomyces cerevisiae YGR122W; ancestral locus Anc_3.476): MRENSVSTKVLPYKLSNSSKITTSIPNELVLLRNACITSSDSSSSKVDIITCIDIWLKYANGLLTYRSQIGNAAALVEEEIVTALINVATFYQDIGVETLHRAYESSQPSNSLWTTSGTYLKRGLGLISFLKKTCKIGTTNDDKEIQVLDLTNQLSLEFQLLQELGIIILALSKLRSKVSKDAVVDLEPQELKDLGKSSVFYAKLCIGSYNTALQCQGGRIVDGLFLNFLQSLIYLFLSINQYNIDECGIAIGMLQESIKKLLSIVPNSQLKELDILSSTDTTRKRDLIKIAFKRKMHASTSKKQRIFQKAVSFSSKNDMMSLLRSSLDDFIVPLTILLRYRYQRTNENYSFKTVENDVDKLNELFPRGKSSDFQGTEWSFQDDHLTFENSNGTTNNCINYF; this comes from the coding sequence ATGCGTGAGAATTCAGTGTCTACAAAGGTACTTCCATACAAGCTGTCCAACAGTAGCAAAATAACAACATCCATACCAAATGAGCTAGTTCTATTGCGGAATGCTTGCATAACATCATCGGATAGCTCTTCGTCCAAGGTTGATATCATTACGTGTATAGATATCTGGCTGAAATATGCTAACGGCTTGCTGACCTACAGATCTCAGATTGGCAACGCTGCAGCTCTCGTAGAAGAGGAAATAGTGACAGCGTTAATCAACGTGGCCACATTCTATCAAGACATCGGCGTTGAAACATTGCACAGGGCGTATGAATCTTCACAGCCATCTAACAGCTTATGGACAACTAGTGGGACTTACTTAAAGAGAGGGTTAGGATTAATCAGCTTTCTCAAGAAAACCTGTAAGATAGGCACGACAAACGATGACAAGGAGATACAAGTTCTCGATCTCACCAACCAGTTGTCTTTGGAATTTCAATTGTTACAAGAGCTAGGGATTATCATTCTGGCGTTATCTAAATTGAGATCCAAAGTTAGCAAAGATGCTGTTGTGGACCTTGAGCCtcaagaattgaaagatCTGGGCAAATCCAGTGTCTTTTACGCCAAGCTTTGCATTGGATCTTATAATACTGCATTACAATGCCAAGGTGGACGAATAGTAGACGGACTatttctaaattttttgcAGAGTTTGATATAtctatttttatcaattaaCCAATACAACATTGATGAATGCGGAATCGCTATCGGAATGTTACAGGAGTCGATCAAGAAACTATTAAGCATAGTACCTAATTCGCAACTTAAAGAACTGGACATTTTATCCTCAACCGATACTACGAGAAAGAGGGATCTCATAAAAATAGCcttcaaaaggaaaatgcaTGCATCTACCTCAAAAAAGCAACGTATATTTCAGAAAGCagtatcattttcatccaaAAATGATATGATGTCTTTATTAAGGTCTTCACTGgatgattttattgttcCCCTGACGATACTACTAAGATACAGATACCAAAGAACCAATGAGAACTATTCGTTCAAAACGGTAGAAAATGACGTTGATAAATTGAATGAACTCTTCCCGAGAGGAAAGTCGTCAGACTTTCAAGGTACTGAGTGGAGTTTTCAAGATGATCATCTTACATTTGAAAACTCGAACGGCACAACAAATAACTGTATTAACTATTTTTAA